The segment CGAGCAACGTGCTCTTGGTGGATAACACTCTGGACAAAGTGCGCCTTCTGGATTTTGGAATCGCGCGTTTGGACGACGCGGGCGGGAGCCTCACGCGAACGGGCAACGTGCTCGGAACCCCCGGCTACATGTCGCCCGAACAGGCGCGCGGGGACAAGCGCTACATCGACGCGAGGGCAGACGTGTTTTCGCTTGGGTGCATGCTTTACGAGTGTTTGACAGGACAAACTCCGTTTCATGGCCCGCACGCAATGGCCGTGATCATGAAGCTTTTGTCGGAGGAAGCGCCGCGCTTGCGGTCGGTGCGTCCGGACGCACCCGACGCGCTCGAGGCTCTCGTGGCACGCATGCTCGCGCGCGAACCGCTTGGACGTTTCGCCGATGGTATTGCCGTCGTCAATGCGATCGATGCGCTCGGATCACTGAAGAACATCGAGCCGCAGCCGATGTCGGTGCGTCGCCGTTTGCCGTCGAACGCGGACATGTTCCCGGCGATTCCGGCGGCGCCAGTGCCGGCGGTCGACCCGTCGCTGGCCATGGCGCCCACGATGATGGGCGTGTCCTCCTTGCGCGAAATGACCGAACGCTACGCGGATCGACCGTCGCCGGAGCGCTACAACGACCGTCCATCGCAGCCGCCGATACCGGATGGTCGCCCTTCGCGACGAGACAGCGTGCCTCCTCCGCCGCCGAGCGTGCCGCCGCCTGCAAGCCGAGCGCCTTCGAGCCCGACGCTTCTGGGAAAGGCATCGGGAAGCTTTCCGCCGTCGAGTGTCTCGTCGCCCGGCACGGTGCCGCCGCCGAGTGATCGTCGATGGTACGAGCGCCTTCCGCGTGCACCTGGACGAAGTCCGTTTCACGTCAAAGGACTTGCGTACAAGGGGCTGCTCCACTTCGTCACGACGAAGATCGAAGGCGGTGTTGGCGTGCTTGCCGCAAGCATGCGTGACGCGGGGCTGCGCGACTACATCACGCAGACGTTTCTCGCATCGACGTTTTACGACGCGTTGCCGCTCGTCGCAGCGAGTGCAGCGGCGGCAAACCTCGTCAACGTTCCGCTCGACACGTTCGCGCAAAATCAAGGACGCGCGCAAGCCAAGTACGACGCCGAGCACGCTTATCGCGCGTTCGTGCAAGGTCGATCGATCGAGGACTTTCCGTCACGCTGCAAGCTCATCGCCACGCGGTACTACGACTTCGGCGACTGGGAAGCGAACTCGTTCTCGCCTGGCACGATAACGTTCGTGGCCAAAGGAATTCCCGCGTGGGCTTCGCCGTGGTTCGGGCCGCTGCTCGGTGGATACGTGTCCACGATGGTGCAGATGGTCGCGCGGAAAAACGCATCGTGCACGGTGTACCCAACGCGCCGCGACAGCGCGACGGACGGGATCCAGACGATCATCGTGGAGATGGATATTTCGTACTGATCGGGAATTAGCGCATCACGCGGCCCACGAAAAACAGGCCCATTTGCGTGATGAATTCGCTCGTCTGCCGCGTCTTGCGCATCGACTGAACGACATGCGACAGCGGATGCAACGACGATCCAACGAGACCGATCACGAAGTCGTTGTCGTGCGTGTCGAGCCCTTGGCATGCAAGACGAATGTCGTGCGCGAGATCCTGCGATCCGTACGCGCGCCCAATCGTTCCATGCTCGCGCAAAATTGCACCTTGCTCGCGCGGTTCGAGCTTCGCGAACGCTCCACTACGGCGCAGCGGATACCAAATGGCCCACGGCCACGCCGGGTTTGTCACGGTCTCGACAGGACGCTTCAGCATCCAGTACTCGAGATCCTGTTCGTAGCCAGTCGAGTAAGTTCGTCCGAGCATCGTCATCTCGGATCGCAACCGAAACGAGCGTTGTTCGACCATCGCGGGACGCACGACGTCCGTGAAAGCCGCCGGATCCTCACTCCACGTGAGCACGCCGAAACTCCACGGATCGTTCACGTCCTCGTAGAGCACCACGCCAACACCACGTCGCTCGATCGACTCGCGCACCCGCCCCGGTCCAACACTGCCCGGTCCAGTGGTGCGATCTTCGATCACGAGCAGTTGCATGAACAAGCGTCGATTCAGCACCTGAGGCTGCCCGTCTTTGGGTGCTCCGCGTTCGAGCACATCCACCGAGGGCAGCGCTGCTTCACCGTGACCGTGACTCGCTCCAGGCTTCGATTCGCTCATGATCCGAGGGCTACTCGTCCCGACGACGAGCGGCAACCCCGATGAACGATGTCCCCTCCCCTGCGCCGAAGGCGGACCATGGTATACGATCGCTCCCGGCATCCGTATGACCACAACCGATCTCTTCTTCGCCCTCACACCACACAAAGTGCTCGAGGCTGTCGAGAGGGCAGGATTCGCCTGCAATCCTCTCTGCTATCCGCTCAATTCGTTCGAAAACCGAGTGTACGAAGTGGAGCTCGAGGACCGCACGCGTGTCGTCGCCAAGTTCTACCGTCCAGGCCGCTGGACAAACGCACAGATCCTCGAAGAACACGAATTCCTGGCCGATCTCGTGGAAGCCGAGGTGCCCGTGTGTCCTCCCATGCGCCTTCCAACCGGCAGCACTCTGGACGAAATTGATGGCATTTCGTATTGCCTTTTTCCTCGAAAAGGAGGTCGCGCGCCGGACGAGCCGGACGATGAGCTTTTGATGCGCCTCGGAATGCTAACGGCGCGCCTGCACAACGTCGGAGCGGCTCGAAAATCCGCACATCGACTGCGTCTCGACGGCAGCGAGTTCGTTAGGAAAAACGTAGCCGCATTTCGTGAACGAAATGCCATTCCCCCGAAGCTCGTGGCCCGTTACGAACGATCTGCCGATTACAT is part of the Polyangiaceae bacterium genome and harbors:
- a CDS encoding serine/threonine protein kinase gives rise to the protein MRTGDVVDGRYAILERAGIGGVGSVYRAFDRQTSSLVAVKVLHVPHATAQARFLTEARALAGLEHPHIVRYVTHGIHDEEPYLVMEWLEGESLDRRLARERLTIDESVDLARRIASALGAAHARGIVHRDVKPSNVLLVDNTLDKVRLLDFGIARLDDAGGSLTRTGNVLGTPGYMSPEQARGDKRYIDARADVFSLGCMLYECLTGQTPFHGPHAMAVIMKLLSEEAPRLRSVRPDAPDALEALVARMLAREPLGRFADGIAVVNAIDALGSLKNIEPQPMSVRRRLPSNADMFPAIPAAPVPAVDPSLAMAPTMMGVSSLREMTERYADRPSPERYNDRPSQPPIPDGRPSRRDSVPPPPPSVPPPASRAPSSPTLLGKASGSFPPSSVSSPGTVPPPSDRRWYERLPRAPGRSPFHVKGLAYKGLLHFVTTKIEGGVGVLAASMRDAGLRDYITQTFLASTFYDALPLVAASAAAANLVNVPLDTFAQNQGRAQAKYDAEHAYRAFVQGRSIEDFPSRCKLIATRYYDFGDWEANSFSPGTITFVAKGIPAWASPWFGPLLGGYVSTMVQMVARKNASCTVYPTRRDSATDGIQTIIVEMDISY
- a CDS encoding chlorite dismutase family protein; translation: MSESKPGASHGHGEAALPSVDVLERGAPKDGQPQVLNRRLFMQLLVIEDRTTGPGSVGPGRVRESIERRGVGVVLYEDVNDPWSFGVLTWSEDPAAFTDVVRPAMVEQRSFRLRSEMTMLGRTYSTGYEQDLEYWMLKRPVETVTNPAWPWAIWYPLRRSGAFAKLEPREQGAILREHGTIGRAYGSQDLAHDIRLACQGLDTHDNDFVIGLVGSSLHPLSHVVQSMRKTRQTSEFITQMGLFFVGRVMR
- a CDS encoding serine/threonine protein kinase, whose protein sequence is MTTTDLFFALTPHKVLEAVERAGFACNPLCYPLNSFENRVYEVELEDRTRVVAKFYRPGRWTNAQILEEHEFLADLVEAEVPVCPPMRLPTGSTLDEIDGISYCLFPRKGGRAPDEPDDELLMRLGMLTARLHNVGAARKSAHRLRLDGSEFVRKNVAAFRERNAIPPKLVARYERSADYIANCIDDALKSIDVHRIHGDLHHGNLLLRDDVLCVIDFDDMVVGPAVQDIWLLVGGRDVESRMRREVFLEGYEQFRRFDRRTLSLIEPLRGLRRIHYAAWIARRWHDPIFPRTFPQFGSDSYWEEETRDLEEIVRIHQNESSRTLLS